One window of uncultured Trichococcus sp. genomic DNA carries:
- a CDS encoding methionine gamma-lyase family protein, whose protein sequence is MQATNKEARLAGLVEQVDNKIQPVFKEIQEKALFNQGKVLEAFRKHRVSDYHFNPSTGYGYDDDGRDTLEKVYAEVFQAEAALVRPQIISGTHAISTALFGVLRPGDELMYVTGTPYDTLLDIVGLTGNGIGSLKEYNIAYQHIDLCADGKVDIPTVLEKISPKTKMIAIQRSRGYAARPSFTINEIKGMIAAIRPHVGPETVFFVDNCYGEFVETLEPVEVGADLIAGSLIKNPGGGIVKMGGYLAGREDLIERCAYRLTTPGIGREAGASLYSLLEMYQGLFLAPHVVGEAVKGAVYTAGLLEECGVSSTPAWNSPRTDLIQMVALPSKEAMIAFAQTIQKYSPVNAAAKPIPAYMPGYEDDVIMAAGTFIQGASLELTADGPIRPPYLLYVQGGLTYEHVKLAVTAAVQDTFFA, encoded by the coding sequence ATGCAAGCGACGAATAAAGAAGCAAGGCTGGCCGGATTGGTCGAACAAGTGGACAACAAAATCCAGCCCGTTTTTAAAGAGATACAGGAAAAGGCATTGTTTAATCAAGGCAAGGTGCTGGAAGCTTTCCGGAAGCACCGCGTCAGTGATTACCATTTTAACCCGAGCACAGGCTATGGCTATGACGATGACGGCCGCGATACGCTCGAAAAAGTATATGCCGAGGTTTTTCAGGCTGAGGCTGCTTTGGTCAGGCCGCAAATCATTTCCGGGACACACGCTATCTCCACTGCGCTCTTCGGAGTCCTGCGTCCCGGTGATGAATTGATGTACGTGACCGGAACGCCATACGACACCCTGCTGGATATTGTCGGCCTGACCGGGAATGGGATCGGCTCTCTAAAAGAATACAATATCGCTTATCAGCATATCGACCTGTGTGCAGACGGCAAAGTGGACATTCCGACGGTGCTGGAAAAAATCAGTCCAAAAACAAAAATGATCGCGATTCAACGCTCGCGCGGCTATGCAGCCAGACCCTCCTTTACGATAAATGAGATCAAAGGGATGATTGCGGCGATCCGGCCGCATGTGGGACCGGAAACCGTCTTTTTTGTCGACAATTGTTATGGGGAATTTGTCGAAACGCTGGAACCGGTTGAGGTCGGAGCCGATTTGATTGCCGGCTCCCTCATCAAAAATCCGGGCGGCGGCATCGTGAAGATGGGCGGTTATCTCGCCGGCAGGGAAGACCTGATCGAACGGTGCGCCTATCGCCTGACGACACCGGGGATCGGCCGTGAAGCCGGAGCCTCCTTGTACAGCCTTTTGGAGATGTACCAAGGTTTGTTTTTGGCGCCCCACGTTGTCGGTGAAGCAGTGAAGGGCGCTGTCTATACGGCTGGATTGCTGGAGGAGTGCGGCGTATCGTCCACCCCAGCATGGAACAGCCCGCGCACAGACCTGATCCAAATGGTGGCACTGCCGAGCAAAGAAGCGATGATCGCCTTTGCTCAGACGATCCAGAAATATTCCCCGGTGAACGCAGCGGCCAAACCGATTCCGGCCTATATGCCCGGTTACGAAGATGATGTCATCATGGCTGCCGGAACCTTCATTCAGGGCGCAAGCCTGGAATTGACGGCAGATGGCCCGATCAGACCTCCTTATCTGCTCTACGTCCAAGGCGGACTGACCTACGAACACGTCAAACTGGCAGTCACAGCAGCAGTGCAGGATACGTTCTTCGCATAA
- the hflX gene encoding GTPase HflX, with the protein MENTKEKVILVNVQTNQSDEAFEYQLRELAELTETALGEVVGVLTQKRERKDSRTVIGKGKVEELVNLCAELEADTVIFQQELSSKQVRNIQETVDCKVIDRVQLILDIFAMRARSKEGKLQVALAQLSYLLPRLMGQGVNLSRLGGGIGTRGPGETKLETDRRHIHSQMQEIKKTLEETELHRQRAREKRHASEVFQIGLIGYTNAGKSTVINRLTDAATLEEDKLFATLDPLTRKLTLPNQFQATITDTVGFIQDLPTQLIHAFHSTLEESRNMDVFLHVVDASTSFIDEHEKTVLDLLKDLDMDKTPMLTIYNKRDLAGPDFQPRLFPNIVISALDDDDINRLKDFLWEEIAKMLVPYTKDLDASGPEARLMNKMQQETFVESIEYIEETNAYRLRGYAKSNSKWLGDKATDASDE; encoded by the coding sequence ATGGAAAATACGAAAGAAAAAGTAATTCTGGTGAACGTTCAGACGAACCAATCGGATGAAGCCTTTGAGTATCAACTGAGGGAACTGGCCGAATTGACCGAAACCGCTTTGGGCGAAGTTGTCGGTGTGTTGACCCAAAAGCGGGAACGAAAAGATTCGCGTACTGTCATCGGCAAAGGGAAAGTGGAAGAGCTGGTGAATTTGTGTGCAGAACTGGAGGCGGATACCGTCATTTTCCAGCAAGAGCTCTCTTCCAAGCAAGTGCGCAACATCCAGGAGACTGTCGACTGCAAAGTCATCGACCGGGTCCAGTTGATATTGGACATCTTTGCCATGCGTGCCCGCAGTAAAGAAGGGAAACTTCAGGTAGCCTTAGCGCAATTGAGTTATCTGTTGCCGCGTCTGATGGGTCAAGGCGTCAATTTATCCCGTCTGGGCGGGGGGATCGGCACAAGAGGGCCTGGTGAGACAAAACTCGAGACCGATCGCAGACACATCCACAGTCAGATGCAGGAAATCAAGAAGACATTGGAAGAAACAGAGCTGCACCGCCAAAGGGCAAGAGAAAAACGCCATGCAAGCGAAGTCTTCCAGATCGGTTTGATCGGTTACACGAATGCAGGGAAATCGACGGTCATCAATCGTCTGACCGATGCAGCAACGTTGGAAGAGGACAAATTGTTCGCGACTCTGGATCCTTTGACAAGAAAACTGACGCTGCCGAACCAATTCCAGGCTACCATAACCGATACTGTAGGCTTTATCCAGGATCTTCCGACACAGTTGATCCATGCTTTCCATTCGACACTTGAAGAGAGCCGGAATATGGATGTATTTTTGCACGTTGTTGATGCTTCGACCTCCTTCATCGATGAACATGAAAAAACTGTATTGGACCTATTGAAGGATTTGGATATGGATAAGACACCTATGCTGACGATCTACAACAAACGCGATCTTGCCGGTCCGGATTTCCAGCCGCGGCTCTTTCCGAATATCGTCATATCAGCGCTTGATGATGACGACATCAACCGGTTGAAGGACTTTCTCTGGGAAGAAATCGCCAAAATGTTGGTCCCATATACGAAAGACCTCGATGCAAGCGGCCCTGAAGCCCGCTTGATGAATAAGATGCAGCAAGAAACTTTTGTGGAATCAATCGAATATATAGAAGAGACCAATGCATACCGCCTAAGAGGGTACGCTAAAAGCAATTCAAAATGGTTAGGGGATAAAGCAACAGATGCAAGCGACGAATAA
- the miaA gene encoding tRNA (adenosine(37)-N6)-dimethylallyltransferase MiaA — protein sequence MVIVGPTAVGKTALSIRLAKKYNGEIINGDSMQVYEGLDIGTAKVTVEEAEGIPHHLLDLIPVEQDYTASDFKRDARRAIKSILARGKLPIVVGGSGLYIEGLLYDMQFGGVAAEDPDYRKQLEAELERTDAMQLWIQLREKDSKAAEQIHPNNSRRVIRALEVIHFSGKRFSDQADREADPHYDALLIGLDTERSLLYDRINRRVDLMVAGGLVEEAKALFDRQLPPKTQATRGIGYKEWFGYFNGAVTFEEAAELLKQNSRRYAKRQLTWFRNRMSGIRWFDLVQNEHEMQKIEDLVESFLA from the coding sequence ATGGTCATTGTCGGTCCGACTGCGGTGGGTAAAACCGCACTGAGCATCCGGCTGGCGAAAAAATACAATGGTGAAATCATCAATGGGGATTCCATGCAGGTATACGAAGGCTTGGACATCGGCACGGCGAAGGTGACGGTGGAAGAGGCGGAAGGGATCCCGCATCATCTGTTGGATCTTATACCTGTGGAACAGGATTACACGGCATCCGATTTCAAAAGGGACGCGAGACGGGCCATCAAGTCGATCCTGGCAAGAGGCAAGCTCCCGATTGTGGTCGGAGGTTCGGGACTTTATATAGAAGGACTTTTGTATGATATGCAGTTCGGCGGGGTGGCTGCCGAAGATCCTGATTACCGGAAACAATTGGAGGCTGAACTTGAACGGACTGACGCCATGCAGCTATGGATCCAGTTGCGGGAGAAGGACTCCAAAGCGGCTGAACAGATCCACCCGAACAACAGCCGAAGGGTCATCCGTGCTTTGGAAGTGATCCACTTCAGCGGAAAGCGCTTTTCGGATCAGGCCGATCGGGAAGCGGATCCTCATTACGATGCGCTGCTGATCGGGCTCGATACCGAGCGAAGCCTCCTTTACGACCGCATCAATCGACGGGTTGATCTGATGGTTGCGGGTGGTCTGGTTGAGGAAGCAAAAGCGCTCTTTGACAGGCAGTTGCCACCCAAGACGCAAGCGACAAGAGGCATCGGCTACAAAGAGTGGTTCGGGTATTTCAATGGGGCAGTCACATTTGAAGAGGCCGCAGAACTGCTGAAGCAGAATTCGAGGCGCTATGCCAAACGACAGTTGACCTGGTTCCGGAACAGAATGAGCGGCATCCGTTGGTTTGATCTGGTTCAGAACGAGCATGAGATGCAGAAAATCGAAGATTTAGTCGAGTCGTTCTTAGCCTGA
- a CDS encoding glycerophosphodiester phosphodiesterase, producing MAYTKIIAHRGSRGTRPENTLEAFQEALKVASDGIELDVHLSKDGEVVVIHDETVDRTTSGKGYVKDMTVQQLKALDAGSWFDPKYSNARIPTLQEVLTLLADNHFTGVLNIELKTDVFQYPAIEEKVLALAEPYLDHFSVIYSSFHYETLKKIKALRKDSKIALLFSKKGKQQLNLGEGVPVEGWHPKFSILRSLPPFEQSKIPLRVWTVNRKVEMQVCLRKHIDSMITDYPERALQMRKVIQGV from the coding sequence TTGGCATACACTAAAATCATCGCGCATAGGGGCAGCCGCGGAACCCGGCCAGAAAACACGCTGGAGGCCTTTCAGGAAGCGCTGAAAGTCGCCAGCGACGGCATAGAATTGGACGTCCATTTGAGCAAAGATGGTGAGGTCGTAGTCATCCATGATGAGACCGTGGACCGCACGACATCCGGAAAAGGCTATGTCAAAGATATGACCGTGCAACAATTGAAGGCATTGGACGCCGGCAGTTGGTTCGATCCAAAATACAGCAACGCGCGTATCCCGACACTCCAAGAGGTATTGACCCTATTGGCGGATAATCATTTTACAGGCGTTCTCAACATCGAATTGAAGACTGACGTATTCCAATATCCCGCGATCGAGGAAAAGGTGCTTGCTTTGGCTGAGCCTTACCTTGACCATTTTTCGGTCATCTACTCCAGTTTCCACTACGAAACCTTGAAAAAAATCAAGGCGTTGCGCAAGGATTCGAAAATTGCCCTGCTTTTCAGCAAAAAAGGCAAGCAGCAACTTAATCTGGGCGAAGGGGTCCCTGTAGAAGGTTGGCATCCCAAATTCTCGATTTTGCGCAGTCTGCCGCCTTTCGAACAGTCCAAGATTCCGCTTCGCGTGTGGACGGTGAACCGCAAGGTCGAGATGCAAGTCTGTCTGCGCAAACATATCGATTCGATGATCACGGATTATCCGGAACGCGCACTGCAAATGAGAAAGGTGATTCAGGGTGTCTGA
- the recN gene encoding DNA repair protein RecN: MLQELSIKNFAIIENLQVSFDEGMTVLTGETGAGKSIIIDAVGLLAGGRGSNDLIRYGENKTVIQGLFSIPENAKTMAVLEAYGIEADGNQVLLQRELSRNGKNISRVNGTIVTVATLREVGETLIDIHGQNEHQELMDPQKHIDLLDQFAGIELKEVKTNYLNTYSKYVDTRKQLIQLKTDEKETVQRIDLLTFQIQEIEQAHLKDPAEDEKLEEERNLLVNYQKVMQALTSAYDSLQNSEENGIDKIGLGMAALEKVQDINPVYQAIASSVSAAYYQLQECAGDILSEIEQLSYDEGRLNEIENRLELIHQLKRKYGNTISEVLGHYEKISRELDLIENRESYLEKLNSDYNKEKEEILAIGRQLTAIRKKAAVVLEEQIQLQLKELYMDKVLFKAVFHEQPGKTAITDNGLDQVEFYIATNVGEPLKALAKVASGGELSRMMLAMKAIFTKTQGITSIIFDEVDTGVSGRVAQAIANKIHLVASYSQVLCITHLPQVAAMADQHLYIEKEIIADRTKTHVKPLFGAERINEVARMLAGTDITELSLAHAKELLELADTEKNKA, translated from the coding sequence ATGTTACAAGAGTTGTCCATTAAAAATTTTGCGATAATTGAAAATCTTCAAGTGAGTTTTGACGAGGGGATGACCGTGCTTACCGGGGAAACCGGCGCAGGGAAATCCATCATCATCGATGCCGTCGGTCTGTTGGCAGGCGGGAGAGGATCCAACGATTTGATTCGATACGGCGAAAACAAGACGGTCATCCAAGGGCTTTTCAGTATCCCCGAAAACGCCAAGACAATGGCCGTTCTGGAAGCGTACGGAATCGAAGCGGACGGGAACCAAGTTTTGCTGCAGCGGGAACTTTCCCGCAACGGCAAAAATATTTCCCGCGTCAACGGCACAATCGTAACGGTTGCGACGCTGCGCGAGGTCGGTGAAACCTTGATCGATATCCATGGGCAGAATGAGCATCAAGAATTGATGGATCCGCAAAAACATATCGACCTATTGGACCAGTTTGCCGGGATTGAATTGAAAGAAGTCAAAACGAACTACCTCAATACCTATTCCAAATATGTGGATACACGCAAACAATTGATCCAACTGAAGACAGATGAGAAAGAAACAGTCCAAAGAATCGATCTGTTGACTTTCCAAATCCAGGAAATCGAGCAAGCACATTTGAAGGATCCTGCTGAGGATGAAAAACTGGAGGAAGAGCGGAATCTGCTTGTCAACTACCAAAAAGTCATGCAAGCTCTGACGAGCGCGTACGATTCGTTGCAGAACAGCGAAGAGAACGGCATCGACAAAATCGGTCTCGGCATGGCGGCGTTGGAAAAAGTTCAGGACATCAATCCGGTCTACCAGGCAATCGCATCCTCGGTATCGGCAGCGTATTACCAGCTGCAGGAATGCGCAGGTGACATCCTTTCGGAGATCGAGCAATTGTCCTACGATGAAGGCCGCTTGAATGAAATCGAAAACAGATTGGAATTGATCCACCAGTTGAAGCGGAAATACGGGAACACAATCAGCGAAGTGCTGGGGCATTACGAAAAAATTTCCCGGGAACTGGATCTGATCGAAAACCGGGAAAGCTACCTTGAGAAACTCAACTCGGACTATAATAAGGAAAAAGAAGAGATTCTGGCTATCGGCAGACAATTGACTGCTATCCGTAAGAAAGCAGCAGTCGTTCTGGAAGAACAGATCCAACTGCAGCTGAAGGAACTGTACATGGACAAGGTCCTTTTCAAGGCTGTTTTCCATGAACAGCCGGGGAAGACCGCGATCACGGACAACGGGCTGGATCAAGTGGAATTCTATATCGCGACGAACGTCGGCGAACCGCTGAAAGCTTTGGCGAAGGTGGCCAGTGGCGGCGAACTTTCACGGATGATGTTGGCCATGAAAGCCATTTTTACGAAGACGCAAGGCATCACCAGCATCATTTTTGATGAAGTGGATACCGGTGTTTCGGGCAGGGTGGCGCAAGCGATAGCCAACAAGATCCACTTGGTGGCCAGCTACTCGCAGGTGCTCTGCATCACGCATCTTCCGCAAGTGGCGGCGATGGCAGATCAGCATCTCTATATAGAAAAAGAAATCATCGCCGATCGGACAAAGACACATGTCAAACCGCTGTTCGGAGCTGAACGCATCAACGAAGTCGCACGCATGCTGGCGGGCACCGATATCACGGAACTTTCACTTGCCCATGCAAAAGAATTGCTGGAATTGGCCGATACCGAAAAAAACAAAGCGTAA
- a CDS encoding TlyA family RNA methyltransferase yields MEKERLDLLVVQQGLTDSREKAKRLIMAGQIYDENNQRYDKPGEKISVEKILHIKGEILKYVSRGGLKLEKAIALFQVDPKDKIFLDIGSSTGGFTDVALQNGAKLCYALDVGYNQLDWKLRQDERVVVMERVNFRYSKLADFEKGRPEMASIDVSFISLKLILPVLKAIIAVGGDVVALIKPQFEAGRGKIGKKGIVSDPAVHNEVLRDILDFASLTGFDVKNLSYSPITGGTGNIEFLVHLQANDHAPGIVSPEIDSPQVVKEAYLQLKSKSISISDK; encoded by the coding sequence ATGGAAAAAGAAAGATTGGATTTACTAGTAGTACAACAGGGCTTGACTGATTCCCGTGAAAAAGCCAAAAGATTGATCATGGCCGGGCAAATCTATGACGAAAACAACCAGCGTTACGACAAACCGGGCGAAAAGATTTCCGTCGAGAAAATCCTCCATATTAAAGGAGAAATATTGAAATACGTAAGCCGAGGCGGATTGAAGCTTGAGAAAGCCATCGCATTGTTCCAAGTGGATCCGAAAGACAAAATCTTTTTGGATATCGGCAGTTCAACTGGGGGCTTTACGGATGTCGCGCTGCAAAATGGCGCGAAGCTTTGCTATGCACTGGATGTCGGCTACAATCAATTGGATTGGAAATTGCGCCAGGATGAACGGGTCGTTGTGATGGAACGGGTGAATTTCCGCTACAGCAAATTGGCGGATTTTGAAAAAGGTCGGCCGGAGATGGCTTCCATAGACGTATCCTTCATTTCGCTGAAGCTGATTTTGCCGGTCCTGAAGGCAATCATCGCAGTCGGCGGAGACGTCGTCGCGCTGATCAAACCACAATTCGAAGCCGGAAGAGGAAAAATCGGCAAAAAAGGCATCGTCAGTGATCCGGCAGTCCACAATGAAGTGTTGCGTGACATCTTGGATTTTGCGTCATTGACCGGGTTCGATGTGAAAAATCTGAGTTATTCGCCCATCACTGGCGGGACCGGAAACATCGAATTTTTGGTCCATTTGCAGGCCAATGACCATGCTCCGGGGATCGTTTCTCCGGAAATCGACAGCCCGCAAGTCGTCAAAGAAGCTTATCTGCAGCTGAAGAGCAAATCAATCTCGATTTCGGATAAATAG
- a CDS encoding farnesyl diphosphate synthase, protein MNLSEFQAEWMPRFDDYLYSELDARTPSQENLHKAMAYSLMGGGKRIRPLLVLATISLADSEISEGFAAAAALEYIHTYSLIHDDLPAMDNDDYRRGRLTSHMVFGESTAILAGDALLTAAFGILAESAAISADKKVKLIALLADAAGPNGMIAGQMDDVEGEKKALTIEELKQVHDKKTGALIRYAVAAGCLIAEADEPFTTEMERFSRHLGLAYQIHNDLKDVVLDEAETGKTIHHDAALNKNTYPSLLGVNGAIQELNSVIRQAEGCLDRVASSYARAEDKIDVFRQFLDYVRI, encoded by the coding sequence ATGAATCTTAGCGAATTTCAAGCGGAATGGATGCCGCGGTTCGACGATTACCTCTATTCTGAATTGGATGCAAGAACGCCTTCGCAAGAAAATCTGCACAAAGCGATGGCGTATTCTTTAATGGGGGGCGGAAAAAGAATTCGCCCTCTTTTAGTGTTGGCGACCATTTCGCTGGCCGACAGCGAAATTTCGGAGGGTTTTGCCGCCGCAGCCGCATTGGAATATATCCATACTTATTCTTTGATCCACGATGATCTGCCTGCTATGGACAATGATGATTACAGACGGGGGCGTTTGACTTCGCACATGGTATTCGGAGAATCCACCGCGATCCTCGCGGGTGATGCGCTGTTGACGGCTGCCTTCGGGATACTTGCGGAATCCGCCGCCATTTCGGCAGACAAAAAAGTCAAACTGATTGCCTTATTAGCGGATGCCGCTGGCCCGAACGGAATGATCGCTGGGCAGATGGATGATGTTGAGGGCGAAAAGAAGGCACTGACAATAGAAGAGTTGAAACAAGTGCACGACAAAAAGACCGGTGCTTTGATAAGGTATGCCGTTGCGGCGGGGTGCCTTATCGCGGAGGCGGATGAACCATTCACAACCGAAATGGAAAGGTTCTCCAGACATTTGGGCTTGGCTTACCAGATCCACAATGATCTGAAGGATGTCGTGTTGGATGAGGCCGAGACAGGCAAAACCATCCATCACGATGCCGCATTGAATAAAAATACATACCCATCCTTATTGGGAGTAAACGGAGCCATCCAGGAACTGAACAGCGTCATCCGCCAAGCGGAAGGCTGTTTGGACCGTGTGGCATCGTCCTACGCGCGTGCGGAAGATAAAATAGATGTGTTCCGCCAATTTTTGGATTACGTCAGAATATAA
- a CDS encoding exodeoxyribonuclease VII small subunit yields MKSEKKVSFEEAMNQLEAIVTRLEAGDVPLEEALEQFKVGMDLSKYCQDTLNNAEKTLTKIVNPDGSEANFEEPTVQNEGE; encoded by the coding sequence ATGAAATCCGAAAAGAAAGTAAGTTTTGAAGAAGCAATGAACCAATTAGAAGCAATTGTAACAAGACTTGAAGCAGGGGACGTTCCCTTGGAAGAGGCGTTGGAGCAATTCAAGGTCGGGATGGATCTCAGCAAGTATTGCCAAGACACTTTAAACAATGCTGAAAAAACATTGACGAAAATCGTCAACCCTGATGGTTCGGAAGCGAATTTTGAAGAACCGACAGTCCAAAACGAAGGGGAATGA
- the xseA gene encoding exodeoxyribonuclease VII large subunit → MEPLYLSVTALTKYIKRKFDADPYLERVYLTGEISNYRPRPGHQYFSLKDDHAVISAVMYKGRFDKLTFKPKEGMKVMLIGRVNVYEAGGTYNIMVEHMEPDGIGALYQAFSELKEKLAREGLFSLPKKKLPVFPKRIAIVTSPSGAVIRDIMTTVKRRYPIVQLVLYPTIVQGKDSAANIIKNLQAIEQKGDFDVAIVARGGGSIEDLWSFNEEAVVRQIAAMNVPVISSVGHETDTTLADFVADVRAATPTAAAELSVPVLSDVIRHIHQVDNRLYQQMRHLHTMQQQRLNRAMQSYIFRQPERMYEGYAIKADQVQQRLANQMQQQLHLRSNELQRLQLRLENRNPAREVQQAGNRRQQLTNELQRVMDRYLKQKEMRMTSAMQSLDLLSPLKIMSRGYTYTTRDGNVIASVKELHSGDKLKVNFSDGYAEAEVKHVVEEK, encoded by the coding sequence TTGGAACCTCTCTATCTCAGCGTCACCGCTTTAACCAAATACATCAAAAGAAAATTTGATGCCGATCCTTACCTCGAACGCGTATACCTTACCGGTGAAATATCCAACTATCGTCCGCGTCCGGGCCATCAATACTTCAGCCTGAAGGATGACCATGCCGTCATCTCGGCAGTGATGTATAAAGGCAGATTCGACAAGTTGACCTTCAAGCCCAAGGAAGGGATGAAGGTGATGCTCATCGGACGGGTGAATGTCTACGAAGCGGGCGGAACCTACAATATCATGGTCGAACATATGGAACCGGATGGCATCGGTGCCTTGTACCAAGCGTTCTCGGAACTCAAGGAGAAATTAGCGCGCGAAGGATTGTTTTCCTTGCCGAAGAAAAAGCTCCCTGTGTTCCCGAAGCGCATCGCCATTGTGACCAGTCCAAGTGGCGCGGTCATCCGGGACATCATGACGACCGTCAAAAGAAGATACCCGATTGTCCAACTCGTGCTCTATCCGACCATTGTCCAAGGGAAGGATTCCGCTGCCAACATCATAAAGAATCTTCAAGCAATCGAGCAAAAAGGTGATTTTGATGTGGCGATCGTCGCAAGGGGTGGGGGTTCCATCGAGGATCTTTGGTCCTTCAACGAGGAAGCAGTCGTTCGCCAAATAGCGGCCATGAATGTCCCGGTCATTTCTTCCGTTGGGCATGAAACGGATACGACGTTAGCCGACTTTGTTGCAGATGTCCGCGCCGCTACTCCAACAGCAGCGGCGGAATTATCCGTGCCGGTATTGAGCGATGTCATCCGCCATATCCATCAGGTCGACAACAGGCTCTATCAACAGATGCGGCATCTGCACACGATGCAACAACAACGCTTGAACCGCGCCATGCAATCCTATATCTTCAGGCAACCGGAAAGGATGTATGAAGGCTATGCCATCAAAGCAGACCAGGTGCAGCAACGCTTGGCCAATCAAATGCAGCAGCAGCTCCATTTGCGGTCCAATGAGCTGCAACGGCTGCAATTGCGTCTTGAGAACCGCAATCCTGCAAGGGAAGTGCAGCAGGCCGGTAACCGCAGACAACAGCTCACCAATGAACTGCAAAGAGTCATGGATCGCTATCTGAAACAGAAGGAAATGCGCATGACATCGGCCATGCAATCGTTGGACTTGCTGAGTCCGCTGAAGATCATGTCGCGCGGGTACACTTATACGACTAGGGATGGGAACGTAATTGCATCGGTCAAAGAGTTGCACAGCGGCGATAAATTGAAAGTGAATTTTTCGGACGGTTATGCCGAAGCAGAAGTAAAACATGTGGTGGAGGAAAAATAA